In Microbacterium binotii, one DNA window encodes the following:
- a CDS encoding DedA family protein — protein MHSIALIPWLSPETIIAAAGPWALAVVCFIVFAETGLLIGFLLPGDTLLIISGLLSHSSDVAPNGVFGVNVWVVALLIGLAAFVGGEVGYLIGHKGGPAIFERKESGLFSKKNVERTNAFFERFGGLTVIFARFVPIVRTFAPVAAGVGHMPWRKYSLYNLIGAILWGFGLTMIGFLVGYIPWVAQIVTDYIDVILIGVVAITAAVTLWHYFRERAKVKKEQRDEAASGE, from the coding sequence GTGCACTCCATCGCCCTCATCCCCTGGCTCTCCCCCGAGACGATCATCGCGGCGGCCGGCCCCTGGGCTCTCGCCGTGGTCTGCTTCATCGTGTTCGCGGAGACAGGACTGCTCATCGGCTTCCTGCTGCCCGGCGACACACTGCTCATCATCTCCGGACTGCTCTCGCACTCCTCGGATGTGGCACCCAACGGTGTCTTCGGCGTGAACGTCTGGGTCGTGGCCCTGCTGATCGGTCTCGCCGCCTTCGTCGGTGGCGAGGTCGGCTACCTCATCGGCCACAAGGGCGGCCCCGCGATCTTCGAGCGCAAAGAGTCGGGGCTGTTCAGCAAGAAGAACGTCGAGCGCACGAATGCGTTCTTCGAGCGCTTCGGCGGGCTGACCGTCATCTTCGCCCGGTTCGTCCCGATCGTGCGCACCTTCGCACCCGTCGCCGCCGGTGTCGGCCACATGCCGTGGCGCAAGTACAGCCTGTACAACCTCATCGGCGCCATCCTCTGGGGCTTCGGACTCACGATGATCGGGTTCCTGGTCGGCTACATCCCCTGGGTCGCGCAGATCGTCACCGACTACATCGACGTGATCCTCATCGGCGTCGTGGCGATCACCGCAGCCGTCACGCTCTGGCACTACTTCCGCGAGCGCGCGAAGGTCAAGAAGGAGCAGCGCGACGAGGCGGCATCCGGCGAGTAA
- a CDS encoding Ku protein: protein MRSIWKGAVAFGLVNVPVKVYSATEDHDVSLHQVHAADGGRIRYQRVCELDGEVVPYADIDRAYDDGDRTVVLTKEDLESLPAEKSREISVVEFVPSDQVDLLTLDKAYYLEPDSSSPKAYVLLRRTLEQTDRTAIVQFSLRQKTRLAALRVRGDVLVLQTLLWADEVREASFPSLDEDVRISAKELELSAALVDSFSSDFDPTEFRDEYQEQLRTLIEAKLEKGESVDTSTTFGEEGDDKDGGEVIDLMAALRASVERSRASKKDASPKSDDKPAAKRKKSSKAS from the coding sequence ATGAGGTCGATATGGAAGGGCGCGGTCGCGTTCGGGCTCGTGAACGTACCGGTGAAGGTGTACTCGGCGACCGAGGACCACGACGTCTCGCTGCACCAGGTGCACGCGGCGGACGGCGGCCGCATCCGGTATCAGCGCGTCTGCGAGCTCGACGGCGAGGTCGTGCCGTACGCCGACATCGACCGGGCATACGACGACGGCGACCGCACGGTGGTGCTCACGAAGGAGGACCTGGAGTCGCTGCCGGCGGAGAAGTCGCGCGAGATCTCGGTGGTCGAGTTCGTGCCGAGCGACCAGGTCGATCTGCTCACCCTCGACAAGGCCTACTACCTCGAGCCGGACTCGTCGTCGCCGAAGGCGTACGTGCTGCTGCGGCGGACGCTCGAGCAGACCGACCGCACCGCGATCGTGCAGTTCTCCCTGCGTCAGAAGACGCGGCTGGCCGCGCTGCGTGTACGCGGTGACGTGCTCGTGCTGCAGACGCTGCTCTGGGCGGATGAGGTGCGCGAGGCATCCTTCCCATCGCTCGACGAGGACGTGAGGATCTCCGCCAAGGAGCTCGAGCTCTCCGCGGCGCTCGTCGACAGCTTCTCGTCCGACTTCGATCCGACTGAGTTCCGCGACGAGTATCAGGAGCAGTTGCGCACGCTGATCGAGGCGAAGCTCGAGAAGGGCGAGAGCGTCGACACCTCGACCACGTTCGGCGAGGAGGGCGACGACAAGGACGGCGGCGAGGTCATCGACCTCATGGCGGCCCTGCGAGCCAGCGTCGAGCGCAGTCGGGCGTCCAAGAAGGACGCGTCACCCAAGAGCGATGACAAGCCCGCGGCGAAGCGGAAGAAGAGTTCGAAGGCGTCGTGA
- a CDS encoding alpha/beta hydrolase, which yields MATPTIVLVHGAFADAASWAPVTRELLDRGYDVRVPPVYNRSLGEDAASIKAFVETIDGDVVLAGHSYGGAVITVAGEAANVVALVYVSGYVLEVGESLGQLQGGFPDSELAANLVYTPYPVPGSDEPGTDVSVAIAAFPEVFAAGVDLARTQVLAVSQRPLSAAAFSEPATFAAWKTKPAWGIVSSEDHTINPEVERFGYTRAGLRGIVELPAPHLAMQSHPTEVADLIETAVSEVTAS from the coding sequence GTGGCCACACCCACCATCGTCCTGGTGCACGGCGCGTTCGCCGACGCCGCCAGCTGGGCGCCCGTCACCCGTGAGCTGCTCGACCGCGGCTACGACGTGCGCGTTCCCCCCGTCTACAACCGCAGCCTCGGCGAGGATGCCGCATCCATCAAGGCGTTCGTCGAGACCATCGACGGCGACGTCGTGCTGGCGGGTCACTCCTACGGCGGAGCGGTCATCACCGTCGCCGGCGAGGCCGCGAACGTCGTCGCGCTCGTCTACGTCTCGGGCTACGTGCTCGAGGTCGGCGAGAGTCTCGGCCAGCTGCAAGGCGGTTTCCCCGACTCCGAGCTCGCCGCCAACCTGGTCTACACGCCCTACCCGGTGCCGGGCAGCGACGAGCCCGGCACCGACGTGTCGGTCGCGATCGCCGCGTTCCCCGAAGTCTTCGCCGCCGGCGTGGACCTCGCGCGCACCCAGGTACTCGCCGTCTCGCAGCGACCGCTGTCGGCGGCCGCGTTCTCCGAGCCCGCGACCTTCGCCGCATGGAAGACCAAGCCGGCGTGGGGCATCGTCTCCAGCGAGGACCACACGATCAATCCCGAGGTCGAGCGCTTCGGCTACACGCGTGCCGGCCTTCGCGGCATCGTGGAACTTCCCGCCCCCCACCTCGCGATGCAGAGCCACCCGACCGAGGTGGCGGATCTCATCGAGACCGCGGTCAGCGAGGTCACCGCGTCCTGA